GGGGCGCACCTCGCGCTTCCTGCTCCAGGTCGGCTGGGACACCCTGGAGGACCACACCGAGGGCTTCCGCCGCTCCCCCGAGTACGCGCGCTGGCGCGAACTGCTGCACCGCTTCTACGACCCGTTCCCGACCGTCGAGCACTACGGCGAGCCGCTGCTCACCGCCTGACCGCCTGATCCCTCGCCCGCGGGCCGCGGCCCGCGGGCGAGGGAACTGCACGGGAACGGCCGGGGAGGGCGGCTGGGGCGGCGGTCCGGTTTGGGCGGGCCGGGGCGGCCCTGGTAGCGTGGGGCGCTGCACTCCGCCCTCGGCATGCCCTCTCAGCTGCCCGAGCGGCACCAGGAGTGCCACCCGTCGTAGCAACGATTCACAACAGACTGAGGCTCTTTCGTGGCGAACATCAAGTCCCAGATCAAGCGCAACAAGACCAACGAGAAGGCGCGCCTGCGCAACAAGGCCGTCAAGTCCTCGCTGAAGACCGCTCTGCGCAAGGCCCGCGAGGCCGCTGCCGCCGGCGAGACCGAGAAGGCCGTCGTGCTGGCCCGCGCCGCCTCCAAGGCCCTCGACAAGGCCGTGAGCAAGGGCGTCATCCACAAGAACCAGGCCGCCAACAAGAAGTCGGCGATCACCAAGCGCGTCAACGTCGCCGCCTGATCCAGTTCTTCCGTACGGCCCCGCCGTACACCCGGTGCCACCAGGCACCACTCCGGTCGGCGTGAACCCGCGGCCCTCTACCCGCCACCGCCGACCACCCGCTCCCGGAAACCCCGGCCCTCTACCCGGAGTTCCGACGAGCCGTACGTCCCGTACCGCACGCGGCCTGCGTTCGCCACGCGGGTGCGGTACACAGCTTCACAGTGCGAGCGCCCGTCCACGGGCCTCCACTCCCTGCCCGCCCGGGCCTCCCGGGCGGGCAGTCGGCGTTTCCGGCACTCTTCCGACCGGGTCGCTTCCCTCTCCCGAACGCACCGGCGAGGCACCCGGACCCGCCCGGCCCGGAACGCCCCACCGACACCGGCCGGCCGGCAAACTCCCAGCCCCGGCAGGTGTACGCGGGTCCCCTGGTGCCTAGTAGGGGCGGGAACCGGCCCGGGAGGCGCGGGCGACGGCGACGACGGCG
This is a stretch of genomic DNA from Kitasatospora fiedleri. It encodes these proteins:
- the rpsT gene encoding 30S ribosomal protein S20; protein product: MANIKSQIKRNKTNEKARLRNKAVKSSLKTALRKAREAAAAGETEKAVVLARAASKALDKAVSKGVIHKNQAANKKSAITKRVNVAA
- a CDS encoding antibiotic biosynthesis monooxygenase family protein, which codes for MILESALLDVLPGREEEFLAAFAEARPLISVQPGFRSLELRRCLDAGRTSRFLLQVGWDTLEDHTEGFRRSPEYARWRELLHRFYDPFPTVEHYGEPLLTA